A section of the Salmo trutta chromosome 4, fSalTru1.1, whole genome shotgun sequence genome encodes:
- the LOC115193050 gene encoding secreted frizzled-related protein 5-like: protein MDLFSFTLTLLVLLAPAWGFDLGQSTRCVPIPHQMSVCQDVGYSEMRLPNLLGHSSLEGEVVPRSEDWRPLLQTGCHPQAQAFLCSLIAPVCLDAFIQPCRSLCVAVRDSCAPVLACQGHVWPEALDCDRFPTQEDMCLTPHPKHSNSHLAKALPKPACQACPSVEEHPSLKTVLDALCQDDFAVTAKLSRRRRPSGEPEFEVEGRVEFIRQGPLLPYDTQHLLHQWLLINLPCANVLVRPGRTQLYLLTGAVQSDGTLALTRLFPWHKKNNSITVAARKWKHHKC from the exons ATGGATCTCTTCTCCTTCACCCTGACTCTCCTGGTTCTCCTGGCCCCAGCCTGGGGCTTCGACCTGGGACAGTCGACCCGCTGCGTGCCTATCCCTCACCAGATGAGTGTGTGCCAGGACGTGGGCTACTCGGAGATGAGGCTGCCTAACTTGCTGGGGCACAGCAGCCTAGAGGGCGAGGTGGTACCCCGCTCAGAGGACTGGAGACCCCTGCTGCAGACTGGCTGCCATCCCCAGGCCCAGGCCTTCCTCTGCTCCCTCATCGCCCCCGTCTGCCTCGACGC tTTTATCCAGCCGTGCCGTAGCCTGTGTGTGGCCGTCAGGGACAGCTGTGCCCCAGTACTGGCCTGTCAGGGCCACGTCTGGCCAGAGGCGCTAGACTGTGACCGTTTCCCTACCCAGGAAGACATGTGCCTGACCCCCCACCCCAAACACAGCAACAGCCACCTTGCCAAAGCATTGCCTAAACCCGCATGCCAAGCATGTCCTTCCGTGGAGGAGCACCCTTCACTGAAGACAGTTCTGGACGCTCTGTGCCAGGATGATTTTG ctGTAACAGCCAAGCTGTCTCGCCGGCGCCGGCCCTCGGGGGAGCCAGAGTTTGAGGTGGAGGGCCGGGTAGAGTTTATCCGCCAGGGCCCCCTGCTTCCCTACGACACCCAGCACCTCCTCCATCAGTGGCTGCTCATCAACCTGCCCTGTGCCAACGTACTGGTCCGGCCCGGCCGCACCCAGCTCTACCTGCTGACTGGCGCCGTGCAGTCCGATGGCACCCTGGCCCTCACCCGCCTCTTCCCCTGGCACAAGAAGAACAACAGCATCACAGTGGCTGCGCGCAAGTGGAAACACCACAAGTGTTGA